From the Natrarchaeobaculum aegyptiacum genome, one window contains:
- a CDS encoding putative baseplate assembly protein: protein MGLDLPELDDREYEALLDQAKKLIPAYSDEWTDFNPHDPGITILEVLAWLTETHTYQLDQITEEHRKKYLQLLGYRQRPPDSATATIRFDVPERFAGTRLPAGTKLAVTDGIDERYRFETDRPLVVTTARVDSVISDSGAVSNHSEANDASGTYYRPFGRRVEAGDTVYIGFDHDPFASTDRLTLHVDYHDDDLPTPSPVADEQHSPFEPSVALAWEHHCDGSWERLAVSTDDTNSFYRSGIIELVTDEPELSAEANSSPSTLPDTATASTWIRCRVDRPGYEIPPQLDGIRTNVVTATHAVSVDHERLAPVSAEAESVTDSQFDNQMYRFANSPVLSVTVYVDGERYTEVPDFDASGPEDRHYVLDRTAGRVTFGDGFNGAVPPTNSTVSAEYVYGGGERGNVSAAANWQLDDPGETFGAEHAAREINITPLGPATGGTDGETVTEALHRIRRDLDRPARAVTTADYRRLAARTPGLRIGRTHVAVDSGRATVIVVPYAPADIPSPEPSAAFLDTVREYLRERTLLTDRVHVTGPQYVRLEITVSGEVRQQYAQSGFESAITDAVESYLHPLYGFDENGWPLGRPLEREALGNVIESVDAVAQVSDISITAHGGTSTDDRVRIGEMGLFSVERVTVDMHPSTQRGDRL from the coding sequence GAGTACGAAGCGTTACTCGATCAGGCTAAAAAGCTGATTCCAGCGTACTCCGACGAGTGGACGGATTTCAACCCGCACGATCCCGGCATAACGATTCTGGAAGTCCTCGCGTGGCTGACCGAGACCCACACCTATCAACTCGACCAGATTACCGAAGAACACCGCAAGAAGTACCTCCAGTTACTCGGGTATCGACAACGACCGCCGGATTCAGCGACGGCGACGATCAGGTTCGACGTTCCCGAACGATTCGCAGGGACGCGGCTCCCAGCGGGGACCAAACTGGCCGTGACCGACGGTATCGACGAACGGTACCGATTCGAAACAGACAGGCCACTCGTTGTTACGACTGCCCGCGTCGACAGCGTAATCAGTGATTCTGGCGCTGTGAGCAACCACAGCGAGGCAAACGACGCATCGGGGACGTACTACCGGCCGTTCGGCCGTCGCGTCGAAGCGGGCGACACCGTGTACATTGGATTCGACCACGATCCCTTCGCGTCGACGGATCGTCTCACTCTTCACGTCGATTACCACGACGATGACCTGCCAACGCCGTCGCCGGTGGCGGACGAACAGCACTCACCGTTCGAGCCGTCGGTCGCACTCGCGTGGGAACACCACTGTGACGGCAGCTGGGAACGGCTGGCCGTTTCCACGGATGACACCAACTCGTTCTATCGATCAGGGATCATCGAACTCGTCACAGACGAACCAGAACTATCGGCAGAAGCCAACTCGAGTCCCTCCACCCTCCCCGACACAGCCACAGCGTCGACGTGGATCCGCTGTCGCGTCGACCGTCCGGGATACGAGATTCCACCACAGCTCGACGGCATTCGAACGAACGTCGTCACCGCGACCCACGCAGTCAGCGTCGACCACGAACGATTGGCCCCGGTGTCCGCTGAAGCCGAGTCAGTAACCGACTCACAGTTCGACAATCAGATGTATCGATTCGCGAACAGTCCCGTTCTCTCCGTGACGGTCTACGTCGACGGCGAACGGTACACAGAGGTGCCCGACTTCGATGCATCCGGTCCTGAGGACCGCCACTACGTGCTCGACCGGACAGCAGGTCGCGTCACGTTCGGCGACGGATTCAACGGTGCCGTTCCCCCGACAAATTCGACGGTCAGCGCAGAGTACGTCTACGGTGGTGGTGAACGCGGCAACGTCTCGGCAGCAGCAAACTGGCAACTCGACGATCCTGGGGAGACGTTCGGTGCCGAACACGCTGCGAGGGAAATAAATATCACCCCGCTTGGGCCCGCAACAGGCGGCACGGACGGCGAGACTGTTACGGAGGCACTACACCGTATTAGACGGGACCTCGATCGCCCTGCTCGTGCAGTGACCACAGCGGACTATCGCCGTCTCGCGGCACGAACACCCGGTCTCAGGATCGGGCGGACGCACGTCGCGGTCGACAGCGGACGAGCGACCGTGATCGTCGTTCCATACGCACCGGCGGACATTCCGAGTCCCGAACCAAGTGCGGCGTTTCTCGATACCGTTCGGGAGTATCTCCGGGAGCGGACGCTATTGACTGACCGGGTTCACGTCACCGGCCCACAGTACGTCCGACTCGAGATTACAGTAAGTGGTGAGGTTCGACAGCAGTACGCCCAGAGCGGGTTCGAGTCGGCAATAACCGATGCAGTCGAGTCGTATCTTCACCCACTCTACGGATTTGACGAGAACGGGTGGCCGCTTGGTCGCCCACTCGAACGTGAGGCGTTAGGGAACGTGATCGAGAGCGTCGATGCGGTTGCACAGGTGTCGGACATTTCGATCACTGCACACGGTGGGACGTCGACCGACGACCGAGTGAGGATAGGCGAGATGGGGCTGTTTTCAGTCGAACGCGTGACCGTCGATATGCACCCATCCACCCAGCGAGGTGATCGATTGTGA
- a CDS encoding phage tail protein → MIGDDIVDVSVDPTGTLYLLTMDGGLYEYDVTTETRELVIDRTSRHGWAPQSIATAGSRVFVTHELGETTAVIPETRRETKAIEVPVDTPSASTYGCGALHVVDDAGTLVSIRGDKQETNQPPGTIVDATTVTDGLVVLTATGDGYGLWRSESNRSDTDGDEPRLSETLIAADHRFTPTAITGTEESLVLAGVVENRNEYALFEYKPGTKKLTRLETVESDGPIETLISTESEDGMRSFYAIDTHNRCLALTERTEYLGRTDRNKHTGIAMTRYDSETEQLEWHRLTVDLARFPANTRLKIRYYATDEPLLPLETPTSGGETETTPDSSGVGAGETVPSNEPSDQWAPLRSADVCRSLQAAGVSSGMELARSNPKTIATHEESLSSKTVRKWQRTAFNALEKHAESEWTVAEGDESPDILLHDAVGRYLYVALELIGTPTASPLVDTVTAYCPRQSYLRYMPELYQEDKRSAAFLERFLSVFETSFVDIQSEIDGITKYFDPHGAPSNSLEWLEDWLAADEYREWPESARREYLARAPELYKKRGTRAGLRDVIELYLRHATDKKARDSSGAEGETMTGHRLFFLEPADVELGTDGVSDSSYDSLVPTDRSVAVFCGPFESAVHEEAIETITETETPAHVDATVYVVDDEFELGRATFLGVNTHLGTESFSLGDATLGQDTYLSGTNEG, encoded by the coding sequence ATGATCGGCGACGATATCGTCGACGTTTCCGTGGACCCGACCGGGACCCTCTACCTTCTCACGATGGACGGCGGATTGTACGAGTACGATGTGACGACCGAGACACGCGAACTGGTGATCGACAGAACGTCCCGCCACGGCTGGGCACCGCAATCGATCGCAACTGCTGGATCACGCGTGTTCGTTACTCACGAGTTAGGAGAGACCACAGCTGTCATTCCCGAAACGCGGCGGGAAACCAAGGCGATCGAGGTTCCAGTAGACACGCCGTCCGCGAGTACGTACGGCTGCGGTGCATTGCACGTGGTCGACGACGCGGGGACACTCGTCTCGATTCGCGGAGACAAGCAAGAAACGAACCAGCCGCCGGGAACGATAGTCGACGCGACGACTGTAACGGACGGGTTAGTGGTACTGACCGCGACGGGCGATGGATACGGACTCTGGAGAAGCGAGTCCAACCGCAGTGACACCGATGGTGACGAACCACGACTCTCCGAAACGCTCATCGCCGCGGACCATCGGTTCACGCCGACGGCGATAACGGGTACAGAAGAGTCACTCGTCCTCGCTGGCGTCGTCGAAAATCGGAACGAGTACGCCCTCTTTGAGTACAAGCCGGGGACGAAGAAACTGACTCGACTCGAAACGGTCGAGAGCGACGGACCGATCGAGACGCTGATCAGTACCGAATCCGAAGACGGAATGCGGTCGTTCTACGCAATCGATACGCACAACCGATGTCTGGCACTGACCGAACGAACCGAATACCTCGGACGAACCGATCGGAACAAACACACCGGAATCGCGATGACGCGATACGATTCGGAAACCGAACAACTCGAGTGGCATCGACTGACCGTCGATCTCGCTCGTTTTCCGGCAAACACCAGGCTCAAAATCCGCTATTACGCGACAGACGAACCGTTGTTGCCGCTCGAAACACCAACTTCAGGGGGAGAGACAGAGACAACACCAGACTCCTCCGGAGTCGGTGCTGGTGAAACCGTTCCATCCAACGAACCGTCGGACCAGTGGGCACCGCTTCGATCCGCGGACGTCTGCAGGTCACTGCAGGCGGCTGGTGTCAGTTCCGGGATGGAACTGGCACGGTCCAATCCCAAGACGATTGCCACCCACGAGGAGTCATTGTCGTCGAAGACCGTCCGAAAGTGGCAACGAACCGCGTTCAACGCGCTCGAAAAACACGCCGAATCCGAATGGACAGTCGCCGAAGGCGACGAGAGTCCAGACATCCTACTACACGACGCTGTCGGCCGATATCTGTACGTCGCACTCGAACTGATCGGGACACCGACGGCGTCACCGCTCGTCGACACCGTGACGGCGTACTGTCCTCGACAGTCGTATCTCCGGTACATGCCTGAACTGTATCAGGAAGACAAGAGATCGGCGGCGTTTCTCGAACGGTTTCTGTCGGTTTTCGAGACGTCGTTCGTCGACATCCAGTCCGAGATCGACGGGATCACCAAATATTTCGACCCACACGGTGCCCCGAGCAACTCACTCGAGTGGCTCGAAGACTGGCTCGCCGCTGACGAGTACCGCGAGTGGCCCGAAAGCGCACGACGGGAATACCTGGCGCGGGCTCCCGAACTCTACAAAAAACGGGGGACACGCGCAGGGCTACGAGACGTGATCGAACTCTATCTTCGCCACGCAACGGACAAAAAGGCGCGTGACTCGAGCGGTGCAGAGGGAGAAACGATGACTGGTCACCGCCTGTTCTTCCTCGAGCCGGCAGACGTCGAATTGGGAACTGACGGTGTCTCCGACAGCAGCTACGACTCGCTGGTTCCAACGGATCGATCGGTTGCCGTCTTCTGTGGCCCGTTCGAATCCGCTGTCCACGAAGAAGCAATCGAGACCATCACCGAGACTGAAACGCCCGCACACGTCGACGCGACAGTCTACGTTGTCGATGACGAGTTCGAGCTCGGACGGGCAACATTCCTCGGAGTCAACACGCACCTGGGAACCGAGTCGTTCTCACTGGGTGATGCGACGCTCGGACAAGACACGTACTTGAGTGGCACTAATGAAGGGTAG